A window of Cryptomeria japonica chromosome 3, Sugi_1.0, whole genome shotgun sequence contains these coding sequences:
- the LOC131874445 gene encoding uncharacterized protein LOC131874445: MVDKLGLTKSAHPFPYHVSWLTKGQQTLVTDQTMVEFSLGDFKDKVLCDIVEMDDCHLLLGRPWQYDMDATYSCRKNTYTIVKDGVTYNMKPLLDTKAEKEPTIIVIGEKEMVKTLKDSQEESFVLVVKPKDKDESDHIAPISDVVKGLLDKYKEVNTSELPPTVPPLRDVCHQIDLIPGASLPNKAPYKMTSNQNVEISRKVHEMLNKGLIQKSLSPCVIPTVLAHKKDGKWSRTLEEHINHLEQVIRKLHEHKLIINLEKCIFMQKELIFLGFVISQGTLKMDPSKVEAIVSWLQPKNPGDVRSFHGLATFYKKFIKNFSHICAPLLDTIKGGRKTKFVWTNAANEAFQYLKNRVAQYPILTLPDFGKVFTVETDASNLAIGVVLSQENRPIAFFSKKINEAKKKYSTYELELYAMVQAF, encoded by the exons ATGGTAGATAAACTTGGACTAACTAAATCTGCTCATCCTTTTCCTTATCATGTTTCTTGGCTTACTAAGGGGCAACAAACCCTTGTGACTGATCAAACCATGGTTGAGTTCTCTTTAGGTGATTTTAAGGacaaagttttatgtgatattgtagaGATGGATGATTGCCATCTTCTACTAgggaggccatggcaatatgacatggaTGCCACCTATAGTTGTAGGAAGAACACCTACACCATTGTAAAAGATGGAGTCACCTATAACATGAAACCATTGCTTGACACTAAGGCAGAGAAAGAGCCCACAATCATAGTAATTGGTGAGAAAGAGATGGTAAAAACATTGAAAGATTCTCAAGAAGAGAGTTTTGTTTTGGTTGTGAAACCCAAGGACAAAGATGAATCTGATCATATAGCACCTATTTCTGATGTTGTGAAAGGTTTGCTTGACAAGTATAAGGAAGTCAACACAAGTGAGTTGCCCCCTACCGTCCCGCCCTTGAGAGATGTTtgccatcaaattgatttgattccTGGTGCATCATTGCCCAACAAGGCACCATACAAGATGACATCCAATCAGAATGTTGAGATCTCAAGAAAAGTTCATGAGATGTTGAACAAGGGACTCATTCAAAAGAGTCTTAGCCCTTGTGTcataccaacagtattagcacacAAGAAAGATGGGAAATGGAG ccGCACTTTAGAAGAGCATATTAACCATTTGGAGCAGGTTATAAGGAAGCTTCATGAGCACAAACTAAtaatcaatctagagaagtgtatCTTCATGCAGAAGGAGCTCATATTTTTGGGCTTTGTCATCTCTCAAGGCACactaaagatggatccaagcaaggtagAAGCCATTGTAAGTTGGCTTCAACCAAAGAATCCAGgtgatgtgagaagttttcatggattagccACCTTTTATAAGAAGTTTATTAAAAATTTCagtcatatttgtgctccattGTTGGATACAATTAAAGGTGGTAGAAAAACTAAGTTTGTATGGACTAATGCAGCCAATGAGGCTTTTCAATATTTGAAGAACAGGGTGGCACAATATCCTATTCTAACCTTGCCTGATTTTGGCAAAGTGTTTACAGTTGAAACAGATGCGAGCAACTTGGCTATAGgggttgtcctaagccaagaaaatagacctattgctttcttttcAAAAAAGATCaatgaggccaagaagaagtattctACTTATGAGCTTGAACtctatgcaatggttcaagcattttaa